One Chloroflexota bacterium DNA segment encodes these proteins:
- a CDS encoding WecB/TagA/CpsF family glycosyltransferase produces MTFQRPANLASLEILRVRVDDVTMDETIELIAAMLTAGGAHQIATVNPEFVMAAQNNVAFRATLAASSLSVPDGTGLLHAARWQGKQLRSKVTGIDLTERLAAESAQRGWKIFLLGAADGVAAKAAAVLQQRYPNCSIVGTWAGSPREPDQPVIANEIRRSQPDIVLVAYGAPAQDLWIRRYGAELGIKLGIGVGGTFDDLAGLRPRAPQWMRKFGLEWLWRLIRHPQRWRRIFTAVVLFGWAAWREAQRIKRG; encoded by the coding sequence ATGACTTTTCAACGTCCAGCCAATCTGGCTTCGCTCGAAATTCTGCGGGTGCGCGTTGATGACGTGACTATGGATGAAACGATTGAGCTGATTGCGGCCATGCTCACCGCTGGTGGAGCGCATCAAATTGCTACGGTTAACCCTGAATTTGTGATGGCGGCTCAAAACAACGTGGCGTTTCGCGCAACCTTGGCCGCCTCTAGTCTTTCAGTTCCCGATGGCACAGGCTTGTTGCATGCAGCTCGTTGGCAAGGCAAGCAGCTGCGATCCAAAGTTACAGGCATCGATCTGACTGAACGGTTGGCGGCTGAAAGTGCCCAGCGCGGCTGGAAAATCTTTTTGCTGGGAGCGGCTGATGGGGTGGCAGCCAAAGCAGCGGCGGTGCTACAACAACGCTATCCCAATTGTTCGATTGTCGGCACATGGGCTGGCTCGCCGCGCGAACCTGATCAACCAGTGATTGCCAACGAAATTCGGCGCAGCCAACCCGATATTGTCTTGGTGGCCTATGGTGCTCCTGCCCAAGACCTCTGGATTCGGCGTTATGGCGCTGAGTTGGGGATTAAACTGGGCATTGGGGTTGGCGGCACGTTTGATGATCTGGCTGGATTGCGCCCACGAGCGCCGCAATGGATGCGCAAATTTGGGCTAGAATGGTTATGGCGCTTAATTCGCCATCCTCAGCGTTGGCGCAGAATTTTCACAGCGGTGGTGCTTTTTGGTTGGGCAGCTTGGCGCGAAGCTCAACGCATCAAACGAGGCTAA
- the gcvH gene encoding glycine cleavage system protein GcvH, whose product MSNVPSELQYTKEHEWVRIDGNSAVVGITEHAQRELGDVVFVELPDVGKSFEVGESFGNVESVKAVSEIYAPLSGEIIEINNEVVDSPELVNEDPYGDGWLVKFSFTTAPSGLLSADAYQEYLNDEANK is encoded by the coding sequence ATGTCCAATGTACCAAGTGAATTGCAGTACACCAAAGAACACGAATGGGTGCGCATCGACGGTAATAGTGCTGTTGTTGGCATTACCGAACATGCCCAACGCGAGCTTGGCGATGTGGTATTCGTCGAATTGCCTGATGTTGGCAAAAGCTTTGAAGTTGGCGAATCGTTTGGTAATGTTGAGTCGGTCAAGGCGGTTTCGGAAATTTATGCTCCACTCAGTGGCGAAATTATCGAAATCAACAACGAGGTCGTCGATTCACCAGAATTGGTCAATGAAGACCCCTATGGTGATGGTTGGTTGGTCAAATTCAGCTTTACCACGGCCCCAAGTGGCCTGTTGAGCGCCGACGCATATCAAGAATATCTCAACGACGAAGCCAATAAGTAG
- the gcvPA gene encoding aminomethyl-transferring glycine dehydrogenase subunit GcvPA, giving the protein MSHYISITESERAEMLKAIGVADVAELFHDVPADLRFPTLDLPAALAEGEMARELRRLSSKNSDVLNYSCFLGAGAYNHFIPAAVDSLLRRSEFYTAYTPYQPEISQGTLQAIFEYQSLMCGLLQMDAANASHYDGATAMAEGAIMAISATRNRRKIVVAPSVHPQYRGVLRSYTQGLGVTITGDENPAASVADAAALVDNETAVFIVQSPDFLGVLHDLKPVAEQIHAAGALLLMVTNPIALGLFQTPGMVGADIAVMEGQPLGIPLSFGGPYVGVFSCTEKLLRRMAGRLVGVTTDLNGQLGYVLTLQTREQHIRREKATSNICTNQGLMALAATIYTSLMGKTGLRKVAELCYQRAHYAAKAIGNLAGYEVLEQGAFFHEFVVRCPRPVAEITQALHAQGIIGGYDLSKDYPHLGNAMLICVTEQNTKNDIDQLVAVLGG; this is encoded by the coding sequence ATGAGCCACTACATCTCGATTACCGAGAGCGAACGCGCAGAAATGCTCAAGGCGATTGGCGTTGCCGATGTTGCCGAGCTTTTCCACGATGTTCCTGCTGATCTTCGGTTTCCAACGCTCGATCTGCCCGCCGCACTTGCCGAAGGTGAAATGGCCCGCGAATTACGCCGCTTGAGCAGCAAAAATAGCGATGTGCTGAACTATAGCTGTTTCTTGGGCGCGGGAGCCTACAACCACTTTATCCCTGCCGCAGTCGATTCGTTGTTGCGCCGCTCGGAGTTCTACACCGCCTACACGCCCTATCAGCCCGAAATTTCTCAAGGTACGTTGCAAGCAATTTTCGAATACCAATCGTTGATGTGTGGTTTGTTGCAGATGGATGCAGCCAATGCTTCGCACTACGATGGCGCAACGGCCATGGCTGAAGGCGCAATTATGGCGATCAGCGCAACTCGTAATCGGCGCAAAATTGTCGTGGCTCCTTCGGTACATCCCCAATATCGCGGCGTGCTGCGCAGTTATACCCAAGGTTTGGGCGTAACAATCACTGGCGACGAAAATCCAGCTGCCAGTGTGGCCGATGCAGCGGCTTTGGTCGATAACGAAACTGCGGTGTTTATTGTGCAATCGCCTGATTTCTTGGGTGTGTTGCACGATTTGAAGCCAGTCGCCGAGCAAATTCACGCGGCTGGGGCATTGTTGTTGATGGTCACCAATCCGATCGCGTTGGGTTTGTTCCAAACGCCAGGCATGGTTGGCGCTGATATTGCGGTAATGGAAGGCCAGCCCTTGGGGATTCCGCTGAGCTTTGGCGGACCATATGTTGGCGTATTCAGCTGTACCGAAAAACTTTTGCGGCGCATGGCGGGGCGTTTGGTTGGGGTAACGACCGACCTCAACGGCCAATTGGGCTATGTGCTCACCTTGCAAACCCGCGAACAACATATTCGCCGCGAAAAAGCCACCTCGAATATTTGTACCAACCAAGGCTTGATGGCCTTGGCTGCGACGATTTATACCTCGCTGATGGGCAAAACTGGCTTGCGCAAAGTGGCTGAACTTTGCTACCAACGCGCCCATTACGCTGCCAAAGCGATTGGCAATTTAGCTGGTTACGAAGTGCTTGAGCAAGGCGCTTTCTTCCATGAATTTGTGGTGCGCTGCCCACGACCTGTGGCTGAAATTACCCAAGCCTTACATGCTCAAGGCATTATTGGCGGCTACGATCTCAGCAAGGATTACCCACACTTGGGCAATGCCATGCTGATCTGTGTTACCGAGCAAAATACCAAAAACGATATCGACCAACTTGTCGCAGTGTTGGGAGGCTAA
- a CDS encoding ACT domain-containing protein gives MHQLKLTVYPEMLAVARLNIEQPWPEWALQSPFVSISRTTDELSIVCETKFVPENVQAERNWRGLRVVGTLDFSQVGILASLAAPLAQAQISIFVLSTYDTDYLLLREHEFNEAVAVLTAAGHQIG, from the coding sequence ATGCATCAATTGAAATTAACCGTCTATCCCGAAATGTTGGCGGTTGCTCGTTTGAATATCGAGCAACCATGGCCGGAATGGGCCTTGCAAAGCCCATTTGTGAGTATCAGTCGTACCACTGATGAATTATCGATTGTGTGTGAAACTAAATTTGTGCCTGAAAACGTCCAAGCTGAGCGCAATTGGCGTGGGCTGCGAGTGGTAGGCACATTAGATTTTAGCCAAGTTGGGATTTTGGCCAGTTTAGCAGCGCCGCTAGCTCAAGCCCAGATCAGTATTTTTGTGCTATCAACCTATGATACCGATTATCTTTTGCTTCGTGAGCATGAATTTAACGAAGCTGTGGCAGTTCTGACGGCGGCTGGGCATCAGATTGGCTGA
- the hisIE gene encoding bifunctional phosphoribosyl-AMP cyclohydrolase/phosphoribosyl-ATP diphosphatase HisIE, whose translation MVELTYDSQGLIPAVVQHARSGEVLMVGYMNAEALAKTQTSGLVTFWSRSRQQLWTKGETSGNVLKFIAARTDCDNDALLILAEPTGPTCHTGSRSCFHTTLDGTKREGSAVPLAFVSQLFEFLREREQTRPIGSYTTYLLEKGVDKIGKKIGEESAEVIIAAKNGNADELRNEASDLIYHLFVLLLNQGVSPEDVWFTLRERHGRQREEKQ comes from the coding sequence ATGGTCGAATTAACCTACGATAGCCAAGGCCTGATTCCCGCTGTAGTGCAGCATGCCCGCAGTGGTGAGGTATTGATGGTTGGATATATGAACGCCGAAGCGCTGGCCAAAACCCAAACCAGCGGCTTAGTGACCTTTTGGAGCCGTTCGCGCCAACAATTGTGGACGAAGGGTGAAACCAGCGGCAATGTGCTGAAATTTATCGCTGCTCGCACCGATTGCGACAATGATGCTTTGTTGATTTTGGCTGAGCCAACTGGCCCAACCTGCCATACTGGCTCACGCTCGTGTTTTCATACGACGCTTGATGGCACCAAACGCGAAGGCAGTGCTGTGCCGTTGGCCTTTGTGAGCCAATTATTCGAATTCTTGCGCGAACGCGAACAAACCCGCCCGATTGGCTCCTACACCACCTATTTGCTCGAAAAAGGGGTCGATAAAATTGGCAAGAAAATTGGCGAAGAATCAGCCGAGGTAATTATCGCGGCCAAAAATGGTAACGCCGATGAATTGCGCAACGAAGCCAGCGATTTAATTTATCATTTGTTTGTATTGTTGCTCAATCAGGGCGTTTCGCCTGAGGATGTTTGGTTTACCTTGCGCGAACGTCATGGCCGCCAACGCGAGGAAAAACAATAA
- the gcvT gene encoding glycine cleavage system aminomethyltransferase GcvT produces the protein MKQTPLNARHRALGARMVEFGGWDMPVQYAGIIAEHKATREGAGLFDISHMARFWVTGPDSERFIQLIDTFDISKTAIGQSDYGIMCYEDGGIVDDIFTYHLGPDEWMVVANAGNAEKDWAWLNQHTAGYDVVLTDRSQELAMLALQGPKAESLLAPLTNADVVNLAFHGITKATVEGAAGYISRTGYTGEDGFELFLPAGEIERIWDRLLEVGATPIGLGARDSLRFEPGLALYGHEIERDINPYEAKLGWVVKLDKGPFIGSEALQDIKANGPARTLVGLEMTGRGIARQGYPVVALDGSELGVVTTGMPSPSLGKNLAYALVKAGSLKIGAEVDVLIREKPVRASVVKTPFYKARYKK, from the coding sequence ATGAAACAAACACCACTCAATGCACGCCATCGCGCCCTTGGAGCCAGAATGGTCGAGTTCGGCGGCTGGGATATGCCAGTGCAATATGCTGGCATCATCGCTGAACACAAGGCAACCCGCGAAGGTGCTGGCCTGTTCGATATTAGCCATATGGCGCGATTTTGGGTCACTGGCCCCGATAGCGAACGCTTTATTCAGTTGATCGATACCTTTGATATTAGCAAAACCGCGATTGGCCAATCCGATTATGGGATTATGTGCTACGAAGATGGCGGGATTGTTGACGATATTTTCACCTATCATCTTGGCCCCGACGAATGGATGGTTGTGGCCAACGCTGGCAACGCCGAAAAAGATTGGGCTTGGCTCAATCAACATACTGCTGGCTATGATGTGGTGCTGACTGATCGTTCGCAAGAGTTGGCGATGCTCGCCTTGCAAGGGCCAAAAGCCGAAAGCCTGTTGGCTCCCTTGACTAATGCTGATGTGGTCAATTTGGCGTTTCATGGCATCACCAAGGCTACAGTTGAGGGCGCTGCTGGTTATATTTCGCGCACTGGCTACACTGGCGAAGATGGCTTCGAATTGTTCTTGCCTGCTGGCGAGATCGAACGAATCTGGGATCGTTTGTTGGAGGTTGGGGCTACGCCGATTGGCTTGGGTGCACGCGATAGCCTGCGGTTTGAGCCAGGTTTGGCGCTGTATGGCCATGAAATTGAGCGCGATATTAATCCTTATGAAGCCAAATTGGGCTGGGTGGTCAAGCTTGATAAAGGTCCATTTATTGGCTCAGAAGCCTTGCAAGATATCAAGGCCAATGGTCCAGCTCGTACTCTGGTTGGCTTAGAAATGACTGGCCGAGGGATTGCCCGTCAGGGCTATCCAGTTGTGGCGCTCGATGGCAGTGAATTGGGCGTTGTAACAACTGGCATGCCTAGCCCAAGCTTGGGTAAAAATCTGGCCTATGCCTTGGTTAAGGCTGGTAGCCTCAAAATTGGCGCTGAAGTCGATGTGCTGATTCGCGAAAAGCCAGTGCGAGCAAGCGTGGTCAAAACGCCGTTTTACAAAGCACGCTACAAAAAATAG
- the gcvPB gene encoding aminomethyl-transferring glycine dehydrogenase subunit GcvPB: MHTYEPPIFELSSPGKIGAALPDAGVPETELPAHLLRDDDLAGLPEISETEVVRHFTRISQRNFCIDTGMYPLGSCTMKYNPKIHEDAARLPGFAFIHPLQAEETVQGALQLTYELQNILAEISGFDQVCLQPAAGAQGEFAGILVFRAYHLDRGDDQRDEVLCPNSAHGTNPATAAMVGFKVVEIATDSRGNVDLADLRAKVGPRTAGLMLTNPNTLGLFDENVHEVAKIVHEAGGLMYGDGANFNAILGIVKPGDVGFDFMHYNLHKTFTTPHGGGGPGCGAVGCKEFLADYLPGPIVALKEGQYTRHTPAKSIGRLKAFKGNFGMFVRAYTYIRMLGAAGLRSVSEHAVLNANYLRVNLDKIYPVAYDRTCMHEVVLQGKIKGAPSVHTLDIAKRLIDFGFHPPTVYFPISVAESIMIEPTETESKRNMDAFIDAMKQIAHEAVENPELLHAAPTTAPVRRLDEATAARRPILKYDKAAIEALLSK, translated from the coding sequence ATGCATACCTACGAACCACCAATTTTTGAATTGAGCAGCCCCGGTAAAATTGGCGCAGCCCTGCCCGACGCTGGCGTACCCGAAACCGAGTTGCCAGCCCATTTGCTGCGCGACGACGATTTAGCGGGCTTGCCAGAGATCAGCGAAACCGAGGTGGTGCGCCACTTCACCCGCATCTCGCAGCGCAATTTCTGTATCGACACAGGCATGTATCCACTTGGCTCGTGTACGATGAAATACAATCCCAAAATTCACGAAGATGCTGCGCGTTTGCCTGGCTTTGCCTTTATTCACCCCTTGCAAGCCGAAGAAACCGTGCAAGGTGCCTTGCAATTGACCTATGAATTGCAAAATATCTTGGCCGAAATTTCGGGCTTTGATCAAGTCTGTTTGCAGCCAGCCGCTGGTGCGCAAGGTGAATTCGCGGGCATTTTGGTGTTCCGCGCCTATCACCTTGATCGTGGCGATGATCAGCGTGATGAAGTGTTGTGCCCCAATTCGGCTCACGGCACCAATCCCGCGACCGCTGCGATGGTTGGGTTCAAAGTGGTCGAAATTGCTACCGATAGTCGGGGCAATGTTGATTTGGCTGATCTGCGAGCCAAAGTTGGCCCACGTACCGCTGGCTTGATGTTGACCAACCCCAATACCTTGGGCTTGTTTGATGAAAACGTGCATGAAGTTGCTAAAATTGTGCATGAAGCTGGTGGCTTGATGTATGGCGACGGCGCAAATTTCAACGCCATTTTGGGAATTGTCAAGCCAGGCGATGTGGGCTTTGACTTTATGCACTACAACTTGCACAAAACCTTTACCACGCCTCACGGTGGCGGTGGCCCTGGTTGTGGTGCGGTTGGCTGTAAAGAATTTTTGGCCGATTATCTACCAGGCCCAATTGTGGCGCTCAAAGAAGGCCAATATACCCGCCACACGCCAGCCAAGAGCATTGGCCGCTTGAAAGCCTTCAAAGGCAATTTTGGTATGTTTGTGCGGGCCTACACCTACATTCGCATGCTCGGCGCGGCTGGCTTGCGCTCGGTCAGCGAACACGCGGTGCTCAACGCCAACTATCTACGGGTCAATTTGGATAAAATTTATCCGGTGGCCTACGACCGCACCTGTATGCACGAAGTTGTCTTGCAAGGCAAAATCAAAGGTGCGCCAAGTGTCCATACCTTGGATATTGCCAAGCGCTTGATCGACTTTGGTTTTCACCCACCAACAGTCTATTTCCCAATCAGCGTGGCCGAATCGATTATGATCGAGCCAACTGAAACCGAATCGAAGCGCAACATGGATGCCTTTATTGATGCCATGAAGCAAATTGCCCATGAAGCGGTTGAAAATCCAGAGCTGTTGCATGCTGCGCCAACTACTGCGCCAGTACGCCGCCTCGATGAAGCCACCGCTGCCCGCCGCCCAATTCTGAAATACGATAAAGCGGCAATTGAGGCTTTGTTAAGCAAATAG
- the purH gene encoding bifunctional phosphoribosylaminoimidazolecarboxamide formyltransferase/IMP cyclohydrolase, whose amino-acid sequence MRAIVSVSDKSGLADFAQGLSDLGIELFSTGGTKAALVGAGVPVRSVSDLTGFPEILEGRVKTLHPGVHAGILARRDKPAHLAQLAEHHIGQIDLVVVNLYPFAQTIAKPDVTLDEAVEQIDIGGPTMVRASAKNHADVLIVIDPADYPRVLEALRTEQITPELRRQLAAKAFAHTAAYDSAIAAYLTDETFPQQLPLAWELAQSLRYGENPHQAAAFYRAPNAAANTLAQAVQHQGKELSYNNLLDADATLQVIQNFDQPTVAIIKHTNPCGLASAEDLVAAHKAARAGDPLSAFGGIVGVNRPVDQALANVLKKYFYEVIIAPAFSPEALTILAEKPNLRLLSVDTGRSSSNDWEYRSIGGGILAQHVDRVGNDRWDAWQVVTETVPSDEQLAALQFAWKACASVKSNAIVLVQGEELVGMGAGQPSRVDSVLTAIRKAGERAKGSVLASDAFFPKADGIQAAIEAGVSAIVQPGGSQGDDEVIAAANAAGIAMIFTATRHFKH is encoded by the coding sequence ATGCGAGCTATTGTTAGTGTTTCAGACAAATCGGGGTTGGCGGATTTTGCTCAGGGCTTGAGCGATTTGGGCATTGAGTTATTCTCAACTGGCGGTACCAAAGCCGCTTTGGTTGGTGCTGGCGTGCCAGTGCGCAGTGTTAGCGATTTGACGGGCTTTCCTGAAATTTTGGAAGGTCGGGTCAAAACCTTGCATCCAGGCGTGCACGCCGGAATTTTAGCCCGCCGCGATAAACCAGCCCATCTGGCGCAATTGGCCGAGCACCACATCGGCCAGATCGATTTGGTCGTCGTCAATTTGTATCCGTTTGCCCAAACCATCGCCAAACCAGATGTTACTTTAGATGAAGCGGTTGAACAGATCGATATTGGTGGCCCAACGATGGTGCGGGCTTCAGCCAAAAATCATGCCGATGTGTTGATCGTGATCGATCCTGCTGATTATCCACGGGTTTTGGAAGCCTTGCGGACTGAGCAAATTACGCCTGAATTGCGCCGCCAACTTGCCGCCAAAGCCTTTGCCCATACCGCAGCCTACGATAGCGCGATCGCCGCTTACTTGACTGACGAAACCTTCCCGCAGCAATTGCCCTTGGCGTGGGAATTAGCTCAATCGCTGCGTTACGGCGAGAATCCGCATCAAGCAGCGGCTTTTTATCGCGCTCCCAATGCTGCTGCCAACACTTTGGCCCAAGCAGTCCAACATCAAGGCAAAGAGCTTTCCTACAACAATTTGCTTGATGCTGATGCAACCTTGCAAGTGATTCAAAACTTCGATCAGCCAACCGTGGCGATTATTAAACACACCAATCCTTGTGGCCTGGCTTCGGCTGAGGATTTGGTGGCGGCCCACAAAGCAGCGCGAGCAGGCGATCCGCTTTCAGCCTTTGGTGGCATTGTCGGGGTTAATCGTCCAGTTGATCAGGCTTTGGCCAATGTGCTGAAAAAATATTTTTACGAAGTGATTATTGCTCCGGCATTCAGCCCTGAAGCCTTGACAATTTTGGCCGAAAAGCCCAATTTACGCTTGTTGAGCGTCGATACGGGCCGTTCGAGCAGCAACGATTGGGAATATCGCAGCATTGGCGGCGGTATTTTGGCTCAACATGTTGATCGCGTTGGCAATGATCGCTGGGATGCTTGGCAGGTTGTCACTGAAACTGTGCCCAGCGATGAGCAATTGGCCGCCTTACAATTTGCTTGGAAGGCCTGTGCCAGCGTGAAATCGAATGCGATTGTCTTGGTACAAGGCGAGGAATTGGTAGGGATGGGCGCTGGTCAGCCTTCGCGGGTTGATTCGGTGTTGACGGCGATTCGCAAGGCTGGCGAACGGGCCAAGGGCAGCGTGCTGGCTTCCGATGCCTTCTTCCCTAAAGCTGATGGAATTCAGGCCGCGATTGAAGCTGGTGTGAGCGCAATTGTTCAGCCTGGTGGCTCGCAAGGTGATGATGAAGTGATTGCTGCTGCCAACGCCGCAGGCATCGCGATGATCTTCACTGCTACTCGCCACTTCAAACACTAA